One window of the Streptomyces asoensis genome contains the following:
- a CDS encoding MFS transporter: MSGVDEVIHAPSEVRRARYAVASVFAVHGAVTGSFATRVPWIQDHADVSTGQLGFALAFTAFGAACAMPLAGSITHRFGSRAALRGLLALWTLSLTLPALAPNLLTLCLAMFTYGASAGMADVAMNALGVEVERLLDKSIMSGLHGMWSAGALIGSAGGTLAAHLGADARVHHVLAAAVLTLLGLLACRWVLDLRPAEDEEPPPRFALPPRSALLIGAVGFCAVFAEGASLDWSAVYLRDQLDSSAGAAAACTTGFMFTMAVARLVGDVVVNRFGAVRTVRAGGVLAALGGMLIVVAGHPAVAMGGFGLMGLGIAVVVPLCFAAAGHSGPNPSQAIAGVATITYTSGLIAPSLIGGVAQATSLVVSFVVVTVLACGLVLFAGVLRGDRRTGAKVSPQAAAVPDPRP, from the coding sequence ATGAGCGGAGTGGACGAAGTGATCCACGCACCGTCGGAGGTCCGGCGCGCCCGGTACGCCGTGGCGTCCGTCTTCGCCGTGCACGGCGCGGTCACCGGTTCGTTCGCCACCCGCGTGCCGTGGATCCAGGACCACGCCGACGTGTCCACCGGACAGCTCGGGTTCGCGCTCGCCTTCACGGCGTTCGGCGCGGCCTGCGCGATGCCGCTGGCCGGTTCGATCACCCATCGCTTCGGCAGCCGCGCGGCCCTGCGCGGACTGCTCGCGCTGTGGACGCTGTCGCTGACGCTGCCCGCCCTCGCCCCGAACCTGCTGACGCTCTGCCTGGCGATGTTCACGTACGGCGCGTCCGCGGGCATGGCCGACGTGGCGATGAACGCCCTGGGCGTCGAGGTGGAGCGGCTGCTCGACAAGTCGATCATGTCGGGGCTGCACGGCATGTGGAGCGCGGGCGCCCTGATCGGCTCGGCGGGCGGGACGCTCGCCGCGCACCTGGGCGCGGACGCGCGCGTGCACCATGTGCTGGCGGCTGCCGTCCTCACCCTGCTCGGCCTGCTGGCCTGCCGCTGGGTGCTGGATCTGCGGCCCGCCGAGGACGAGGAGCCGCCTCCGCGGTTCGCGCTGCCGCCCCGCTCGGCGCTGCTGATCGGCGCGGTCGGCTTCTGCGCGGTGTTCGCGGAGGGTGCCAGCCTGGACTGGTCGGCCGTCTACCTGCGCGACCAGCTCGACTCGTCGGCCGGGGCGGCGGCGGCCTGCACGACCGGCTTCATGTTCACGATGGCGGTGGCCCGGCTCGTGGGCGACGTGGTGGTGAACCGGTTCGGCGCGGTGCGTACCGTCCGGGCGGGCGGTGTCCTCGCCGCGCTGGGCGGGATGCTGATCGTCGTCGCGGGGCACCCGGCGGTGGCGATGGGCGGGTTCGGGCTGATGGGGCTGGGCATCGCGGTCGTCGTACCGCTGTGCTTCGCGGCGGCCGGGCACAGCGGGCCGAACCCCAGCCAGGCCATCGCGGGCGTCGCGACGATCACCTACACCTCCGGGCTGATCGCCCCGAGCCTGATCGGCGGGGTGGCACAGGCGACCAGCCTGGTGGTGTCCTTCGTCGTGGTGACGGTCCTGGCCTGCGGGCTCGTGCTGTTCGCGGGTGTGCTGCGGGGCGACCGGCGGACCGGCGCGAAGGTCAGTCCGCAGGCCGCAGCAGTGCCCGACCCCCGGCCCTGA
- a CDS encoding acyl-CoA thioesterase: MTAEAPSAPAVSYGRLMPVTVHFDDLDALGMLHNARYPLLVERAWTEFWQDNGVRFEGDWASAGDACNVVKELLIGYEAPVTRTGTYAVHLWLDRLGTTGLTYGFRFCSADGATTYAQGTRVLVRLDATTLRPTPWSDAFRAGGRALLRPAD, translated from the coding sequence GTGACCGCCGAAGCCCCGAGCGCCCCCGCTGTGTCGTACGGCCGGCTCATGCCCGTCACCGTCCACTTCGACGACCTGGACGCCCTGGGCATGCTGCACAACGCCCGTTACCCCCTGCTCGTCGAGCGGGCCTGGACCGAGTTCTGGCAGGACAACGGGGTCCGCTTCGAGGGCGACTGGGCGAGCGCCGGGGATGCGTGCAACGTCGTCAAGGAGCTGCTGATCGGCTACGAGGCCCCGGTCACCCGTACCGGCACGTACGCCGTGCACCTCTGGCTGGACCGGCTCGGTACCACGGGGCTGACCTACGGCTTCCGGTTCTGCTCGGCGGACGGAGCCACCACGTACGCGCAGGGCACCCGCGTCCTGGTGCGACTCGACGCGACCACCCTGCGCCCCACGCCGTGGAGCGACGCCTTCAGGGCCGGGGGTCGGGCACTGCTGCGGCCTGCGGACTGA
- a CDS encoding uracil-xanthine permease family protein: MDLGVRWKLHGDGRTPAPGAVVRPDERLTWPRTVGLGAQHVVAMFGASFVAPVLMGLDPNLAIMMSGVATVIFLLATRGRVPSYLGCSLSFVGVAAVIRAQGGTSATVTGAVFVVGVALFLVGLAVQRFGARIIHAAMPPIVTGAVVMLIGFNLAPVTATTYWPQDQWTALLVMAFTGMAVVCLRGFWSRIAIFLGLLFGYGISWAFDRIFGRIHSADASGKVTDHWRLDLSGVGHADWIGLPSFHGPSFEWSAILVALPVVIALVAENAGHVKAVGEMTGDNLDDRLGTAISADGVGSMLSTAVGGPPNTTYSENIGVMAATRVYSTAAYWAAAGFALLFGLCPKFGAIVAAIPGGVLGGITVILYGMIGLLGAQIWINAGVDLRNPLNLVPAAAGIIIGVGNVTLEFTDTFSLSGIALGTVVVITGYHALRAFAPAHLKSSRPLLDEGTSSYDEASS, encoded by the coding sequence ATGGATCTTGGCGTCCGCTGGAAACTGCACGGCGACGGACGCACCCCGGCGCCCGGCGCGGTGGTCCGTCCCGACGAGCGGCTCACCTGGCCCCGCACGGTGGGCCTCGGTGCCCAGCACGTGGTGGCGATGTTCGGGGCCTCCTTCGTCGCACCCGTCCTCATGGGCCTCGACCCCAACCTCGCCATCATGATGTCCGGCGTCGCGACCGTGATCTTCCTGCTCGCGACCCGTGGCCGGGTGCCCAGCTACCTCGGCTGCTCGCTGTCCTTCGTGGGCGTGGCCGCGGTCATCCGGGCGCAGGGCGGGACGAGCGCCACGGTCACCGGCGCGGTGTTCGTCGTCGGGGTCGCGCTGTTCCTCGTCGGACTGGCCGTGCAGCGGTTCGGGGCGCGGATCATCCACGCCGCGATGCCGCCGATCGTGACGGGCGCGGTCGTGATGCTCATCGGCTTCAACCTCGCCCCGGTCACCGCCACCACCTACTGGCCGCAGGACCAGTGGACGGCCCTGCTGGTCATGGCGTTCACCGGGATGGCGGTGGTCTGCCTGCGCGGTTTCTGGTCCCGCATCGCGATCTTCCTCGGCCTCCTCTTCGGGTACGGCATCTCGTGGGCGTTCGACCGGATCTTCGGCCGGATCCACTCCGCCGACGCGAGCGGCAAGGTCACCGACCACTGGCGGCTCGACCTGTCCGGGGTCGGTCACGCCGACTGGATCGGGCTGCCGTCCTTCCACGGCCCGTCCTTCGAATGGTCGGCGATCCTCGTGGCACTCCCCGTCGTCATCGCGCTGGTCGCGGAGAACGCGGGCCACGTCAAGGCGGTCGGCGAGATGACCGGCGACAACCTGGACGACCGGCTCGGTACGGCGATCTCCGCCGACGGCGTCGGCTCCATGCTGTCCACGGCGGTGGGCGGTCCGCCCAACACCACCTACTCCGAGAACATCGGCGTGATGGCCGCGACCCGGGTCTACTCGACGGCCGCCTACTGGGCCGCCGCCGGGTTCGCCCTCCTCTTCGGCCTGTGCCCGAAGTTCGGCGCGATCGTGGCCGCGATCCCCGGCGGGGTCCTCGGCGGCATCACCGTCATCCTGTACGGCATGATCGGCCTGCTCGGCGCGCAGATCTGGATCAACGCCGGGGTCGACCTGCGCAACCCGCTGAACCTGGTGCCGGCCGCGGCGGGCATCATCATCGGCGTCGGCAACGTCACCCTGGAGTTCACCGACACCTTCTCGCTGAGCGGTATCGCGCTCGGCACGGTCGTCGTCATCACGGGCTACCACGCGCTGCGCGCGTTCGCGCCCGCCCACCTCAAGTCGTCGCGGCCCCTGCTGGACGAGGGCACCAGCAGCTACGACGAGGCCAGTTCGTAG
- a CDS encoding glycoside hydrolase family 6 protein, protein MVAAASVVVALGTAAGLLTALGDGDDGDDPRGTDRARPKVSATLLSPSTANPPSPSGSPSASDPTVRPTPSPGRTARKPRAAAVTTSLYRHPGSQVLDWVRAHPADPRTAVIESRIASRPAAVWFTEYTPDTVTSRVRAVTAGAAAQGRVPVLVAYAIPDRDCGGASEGGAPDLDAYAGWIDAFAAGLGSGEVVVVLEPDSIAQIDCLDEAGRAGRLAALARAGRVLKAADPKARVYHDAGHSGWNAPAEQAALLKQAGAASAASSDGIFSNVSNFHRTADEVAYDRRVLDALGGPPGLGAVIDTSRNGNGAPAGGEWCDPDGRSIGRAPTFRTGEARIDAYLWVKLPGESDGCKGAAGEFSPSYAYELASS, encoded by the coding sequence ATGGTCGCGGCCGCCTCGGTGGTGGTGGCCCTGGGCACCGCGGCCGGGCTGCTGACCGCACTCGGCGACGGGGACGACGGCGACGACCCACGCGGCACCGACCGGGCCCGCCCGAAGGTGAGCGCGACGCTCCTGTCCCCCTCGACCGCGAACCCGCCGTCCCCGTCCGGGTCCCCCTCGGCCTCCGACCCGACGGTGCGGCCGACGCCCTCGCCCGGCCGTACCGCGCGAAAGCCGCGGGCGGCCGCCGTGACCACGAGCCTCTACCGCCACCCCGGGTCCCAGGTCCTCGACTGGGTCCGCGCCCACCCGGCGGATCCGCGCACCGCCGTCATCGAGTCCCGGATCGCGAGCCGGCCGGCGGCCGTGTGGTTCACCGAGTACACCCCCGACACCGTCACCTCACGGGTCCGCGCGGTCACGGCGGGCGCCGCAGCTCAGGGCCGGGTGCCCGTCCTCGTGGCGTACGCGATCCCGGACCGCGACTGCGGCGGCGCCTCCGAGGGCGGGGCGCCCGACCTCGACGCCTACGCGGGCTGGATCGACGCTTTCGCCGCCGGGCTCGGCTCCGGCGAGGTCGTGGTCGTCCTGGAGCCCGACTCGATAGCCCAGATCGACTGCCTCGACGAGGCCGGGCGGGCCGGCCGTCTCGCCGCACTGGCCCGCGCGGGACGCGTGCTGAAGGCGGCCGACCCGAAGGCGCGCGTCTACCACGACGCCGGGCACTCCGGCTGGAACGCCCCGGCCGAGCAGGCCGCGCTGCTGAAACAGGCCGGGGCCGCCTCGGCCGCGTCCTCCGACGGGATCTTCAGCAATGTCTCCAACTTCCACCGCACGGCCGACGAGGTGGCCTACGACCGCCGGGTCCTGGACGCCCTGGGCGGCCCGCCCGGCCTGGGCGCCGTCATCGACACCAGCCGCAACGGCAACGGCGCGCCCGCCGGCGGCGAGTGGTGCGACCCCGACGGGCGGAGCATCGGACGGGCCCCCACCTTCCGGACCGGGGAGGCCCGGATCGACGCCTATCTGTGGGTGAAGCTGCCGGGGGAGTCGGACGGCTGCAAGGGGGCGGCCGGCGAGTTCAGCCCGTCGTACGCCTACGAACTGGCCTCGTCGTAG
- a CDS encoding DUF5995 family protein: MPQSEQFTTPVGTDLDTDRTSVDDVLARMRALHAALPPGDGIAVFNRVYLAVTQEVDRRIDTGRFPDARAATTLDVRFAKRYLDAVDQGPADRRPPACWRPLLQFRRHPGVRPLQFALAGINAHIGHDLALAVVDACRSLGCEPAELEDEFDRVGELLGSLEERIREELMPGPDLLQIADPLTHLLGSWSLERARDATWTTARALWALRRLPDVAEEFTERLDTAVGFAGRMMLTPLSGLVL; the protein is encoded by the coding sequence ATGCCGCAATCGGAACAGTTCACCACTCCCGTCGGGACAGACCTCGACACGGACCGCACAAGTGTCGACGACGTGCTCGCCCGGATGCGCGCCCTCCACGCGGCCCTGCCTCCCGGGGACGGCATCGCGGTCTTCAACCGCGTCTACCTCGCCGTGACCCAGGAGGTCGACCGGCGCATCGACACGGGCCGGTTCCCGGACGCACGGGCCGCGACCACGCTGGACGTCCGGTTCGCGAAGCGCTACCTGGACGCGGTGGACCAGGGGCCGGCAGACCGGCGGCCACCGGCCTGCTGGCGGCCGCTGCTCCAGTTCCGCCGCCATCCCGGCGTACGCCCGCTTCAGTTCGCGCTCGCGGGCATCAACGCGCACATCGGGCACGACCTGGCGCTCGCCGTGGTGGACGCCTGTCGTAGCCTCGGCTGCGAACCGGCCGAGCTGGAGGACGAGTTCGACCGCGTGGGCGAGCTACTCGGCTCGCTGGAGGAACGCATCCGCGAAGAGCTGATGCCGGGCCCCGACCTGTTGCAGATCGCCGACCCCCTCACCCATCTGCTCGGCTCCTGGAGCCTGGAGCGAGCCCGGGACGCCACCTGGACGACGGCCCGGGCCCTGTGGGCGCTGCGCCGGCTCCCCGACGTGGCCGAGGAGTTCACCGAACGCCTCGACACTGCCGTCGGCTTCGCGGGCCGCATGATGCTCACGCCGCTGTCGGGCCTCGTGTTGTGA